In Cellulomonas fulva, the sequence TCGCTCGCCGTGCCCGTCGGCTGGACCGGGAGCGAGCAGGCCTGCTCGGCGGGGCAGGAGTCGTCGGCGTCGCGGGCCGCGACGCTGCGCACCATCAATGCGATGCGCAAGCTCGTCCAGCTCGACCCGGTCCGGTTCGACGCCGACGCGAACGTGCGGGCGCGCAAGGCGGCGCTGATCATGAGCGCGAACGACACGCTGACCCACAGCCCGTCGTCGAGCATGTCCTGCTGGTCCAGCGACGGCCAGAAGGCCGCCGGCCAGTCCAACCTGGCGCTCGGCATCGGCGGAGCGCGGTCGATCGCGCTCTACATGGCCGACCCCGGGCAGTACAACACCGCCGCGGGGCACCGGCGCTGGATCCTCAACCCCACGACCACCGTCATGGCCACCGGGTCCACCCAGGACGCGAACGCGCTGACGGTCTTCGGCCTCGGGACCTCCGACGCGCAGGCACGGCCGCAGTTCCTCGAGTGGCCCGCGCGCGGCTGGTTCCCCGCCGAGCTCGAGCCCGACGGCCGCTGGTCGCTCTCCGCCTCGAACCGGTACGTGTCGTTCGCACGCGCGTCGGTCAGCGTGCGGCTCGTCGACGGCAAGGGCCGGCTGGTGCGGCAGCTCCCGGTGACGGTCGTCTCGCGGGACGACCGCGGCTACGGCCCGAACACCGTGGTGTTCCAGGTCGGGCGCGTGGCGATCCCGAAGGCGTCGGCGGTCAAGGCCTACCGCGTGAGCGTGCGCGGCATCTCGGGTGGTGCTGCCTCGTCGTACTCTTACACGGTGCGCCTGTTCCACCCGTGACCTCCGCCTGTGACGTGCACCCCCGTGACCGGGGCCCCGGCCCGGGCTGGTAGAGTCGTGGGGCCGTCTGATCGGCCGCGGAACCAGAGAGCCCGGGTGGACAAGCCCCGGAGCACCGCGCAACGAGTCACAAGGAGAGCCGTGTCCCTCGACGCTGCCACCAAGCAGGCCATCATGACCGAGTACGCCACCCACGAGGGCGACACCGGTTCCCCCGAGGTCCAGATCGCTGTCCTGACGCAGCGCATCAAGGACCTGACCGAGCACCTCAAGGAGCACAAGCACGACCACCACAGCCGCCGCGGCCTGCTGCTGCTCGTCGGTCGTCGTCGTCGCCTGCTCGGCTACCTGCAGAAGATCGACATCAACCGCTACCGCTCGCTGATCGAGCGTCTCGGTCTGCGTCGCTGACCTCCCGGACCAGCCCGGATCCCTGCGGGGGTCCGGGCTGGTCCGCTTGTCGGGCCGCGCGTCGCGTGCACGGCCCGCCGGCACCGGGCAGGATTCCTCCCGGTGCCGCAAGCACCACCTCAGCACCACCCCAGCACCACGAAGCACCATCCACCGCGTCGGTCCGCCAGTCCGGTCCTCGGTAGTGGCCCCCGGAGCACGCTCCGTGAGCCTCGATCGAAGACCGCCCGGCCCGGCCGGCGCCTTCGAGAGCAAGGAGGGCACCCGTGGAGGGTCCCGAGATCCAGTTCGCCGAGGCCGTGATCGACAACGGTCGCTTCGGCACCCGCACCGTCCGCTTCGAGACGGGCCGCCTGGCCAAGCAGGCCGCCGGCGCTGCCGCCGCCTACCTGGACGGCGACACGATGCTGCTGTCGGCCACCACGGCCGGCAAGCACCCCAAGGAGCAGTTCGACTTCTTCCCGCTGACGATCGACGTCGAGGAGCGGCAGTACGCCGCGGGCAAGATCCCCGGCTCGTTCTTCCGTCGCGAGGGCCGCCCCTCGACCGAGGCGATCCTGGCGTGCCGCCTGGTCGACCGCCCGCTGCGCCCCCTGTTCGTCAAGGGCCTGCGCAACGAGGTCCAGGTCGTCATCACCGTCCTGGCGATCCACCCGGACGACGCGTACGACGTTCTGGCCATCAACGCCGCGTCGATCTCGACGCAGCTGTCCGGCCTGCCGTTCTCCGGCCCGGTCGGCGGCGTGCGCATCGCGCTGGTCGACGGCCAGTGGGTGGCGTTCCCGCGCTACTCCGAGCGTGAGCGCGCGACGTTCGACATGGTCGTCGCCGGCCGCGTCGTCGAGAACGCCGCGGGCGAGAGCGACGTCGCGATCGCGATGATCGAGGCCGAGGCGCCCGAGAAGTCGTGGAACCTCATCAAGAACGAGGGCGGCCAGGCGCCGACCGAGGAGATCGTCGCGCAGGGCCTCGAGGCGGCGAAGCCGTTCATCAAGGTCCTGGTCGAGGCGCAGGCCGAGCTCGCCGCGAAGGCCGCCAAGGAGACCCAGGTCTTCCCGACGTTCCCGGACTACCAGGACGACGCGTACGCCGCGGTCGAGGCCGCCTCGTCGGCCCGTCTGGGCGAGGCGCTGAGCATCGCGGACAAGCAGACCCGCGAGGGCCGCCTGGACGAGATCAAGGCCGAGGTCCTCGGCGAGCTCGCCGAGCAGTTCGCGGGCCGCGAGAAGGAGCTCTCCGCCGCGTACCGCTCGGTGCAGAAGAAGCTCATCCGCCAGCGCATCCTCACCGACGGGTTCCGCATCGACGGCCGTGGCCTGCGGGACATCCGCACGCTCTCGGCCGAGGTCGAGGTCCTGCCCCGCGTGCACGGCTCGGCGCTGTTCGAGCGCGGCGAGACCCAGATCCTGGGCGTCACCACGCTGAACATGCTCCGGATGGAGCAGCAGCTCGACACGCTCTCCCCGGAGACGCGCAAGCGCTACATGCACAACTACAACTTCCCGCCCTACTCGACCGGTGAGACGGGGCGCGTGGGCTCGCCCAAGCGCCGCGAGATCGGTCACGGCGCGCTCGCCGAGCGGGCGCTCATGCCGGTCCTGCCGAGCCGCGAGGAGTTCCCCTACGCGATCCGTCAGGTCTCCGAGGCGCTGGGCTCCAACGGCTCGACGTCGATGGGCTCGGTCTGCGCCTCGACCCTCTCGCTGCTCAACGCCGGTGTGCCGCTGCGCGCGCCGGTCGCGGGCATCGCGATGGGCCTGGTCTCCGACACCGTGGACGGTGAGACGCGCTACGCCGCCCTCACCGACATCCTGGGTGCCGAGGACGCGTTCGGTGACATGGACTTCAAGGTCGCCGGGACGCGCGAGTTCGTCACGGCGATCCAGCTCGACACCAAGCTCGACGGCATCCCCGCCTCGGTGCTCGGTGGCGCGCTCACGCAGGCCAAGGAGGCGCGTCTCGCGATCCTCGACGTCATCGCCGAGGCGATCGACGTGCCCGACGAGATGAGCCCGTTCGCCCCGCGCGTCATCACGGTGAAGGTCCCGGTCGACAAGATCGGCGAGGTCATCGGCCCGAAGGGCAAGATGATCAACCAGATCCAGGAGGAGACCGGCGCCGACATCTCCATCGAGGACGACGGCACGGTCTACATCGGCGCGACCGACGGTCCGTCGGCCGAGGCGGCGCGGGCCGCGATCAACGCGATCGCGAACCCGCACATGCCCGAGGTCGGCGAGCGCTTCGTCGGGACCGTCGTCAAGACGACCACCTTCGGTGCGTTCGTCTCGCTGTCGCCGGGCAAGGACGGTCTGCTGCACATCAGCCAGATCCGCAAGCTCGTCGGCGGCAAGCGCGTCGAGAACGTCGAGGACGTCCTGGCCATCGGCCAGAAGGTCCAGGTCGAGATCGGCGAGATCGACCCGCGCGGCAAGCTGTCGCTGCACGCCGTCGTGGACGACGCAGGCGAGGCGGCGCCGGCCGACTCGTCCGACGCGCCGGCTCCGGCCGACGCCTGACGTGCCGCTCGACCTCCCGCTCGTGCGCCAGGGACTCCCTGGCGCCGAGCAGGCCGCCGGGCAGGACGGCGACGCCCACGTGCGTCGCTCGGTCCTGCCCGGCGGGGTCCGCGTCCTGACCGAGCACATGCCCGGTCTGCGCTCGGCGACCGTCGGCGCGTGGGTCGGCGTCGGCTCGCGTGACGAGGAGTCGGGCCACTTCGGCTCCACGCACTTCCTCGAGCACCTGCTCTTCAAGGGCACCGCCCGGCGCACCGCCATGGACATCGCCGAGGCGTTCGACGAGGTCGGGGGCGAGGCGAACGCCGCCACCGGCAAGGAGCACACGTGCTACTACGCGCGCGTGCTCGACACCGACCTGCCCATGGCGGTCGACGTGATCGCCGACATGGTGACCTCCGCGCGCCTCGACGCCGACGAGCTCGAGACCGAGCGCGGCGTGATCCTCGAAGAGCTCGCGATGAACGACGACGACCCGAGCGACGTGGTGCACGAGCAGTTCGCGACCGCGGTGCTCGGCGAGCACCCGCTCGGCCGCCCCATCGGCGGCACGCCGGACACGATCCGTGCGGTCCCGCGGGACGCGGTGTGGGAGCACTACCGCTGGCACTACCGGCCCGAGACGCTCGTCGTGAGCGCCGCGGGCGGGGTCGACCACGACCAGCTCTGCGCGCAGGTGTCCGACGCGCTCGCCGCGGGCGGCTGGGACCTGTCCGGCGAGGGATCGCCGCGGGGACGGCGCGCACCGGCGCGCGGCCTCGACGCGGGGGAGCAGGGCCTGCCCGCGGTCGGGGCCGAGCGGTCCGTCCGCCGGCACACCGAGCAGGCCAACGTCGTCGTGGGCTGCACGTCGCTCACCGCGACCGACGACCGACGGTTCACCCTCTCCGTGCTGAACGCGGTGCTGGGCGGCGGCATGTCGTCGCGCCTGTTCCAGGAGGTGCGCGAGAAGCGCGGCCTGGCGTACTCCACGTACTCGTTCGCGTCGGGGCACTCGGACACGGGCGTCTTCGGCCTGTACGCCGGGTGCACCCCCGCGAAGGTCGACGAGGTCGTCGCGCTCATGGTCGCGGAGTGGGAGCGCCTCGCGGACGCCCCCATCACGTCCGCGGAGCTCGCCCGCTCCGTCGGGCAGCTGTCCGGCGGGCTGGTGCTCGGCATGGAGGACTCCGGCTCGCGGATGAGCCGCCTCGGCAAGGCCGAGCTGGTGCACGGCGAGCTGCTGAGCATCGACGAGTCGCTCGAGCGCGTGCGCGCCGTGACCGTCGAGGACGTCCAGGAGCTCGCGGCCGAGCTCGCGTCGCGGCCGCGCTCGGTCGTCCGGGTCGGCCCGTTCGGGGACTGAGTACCCCACACTCGCGCAGCAGAGCGCCCCGGTCCAGGAGGACCGGGGCGCTCCGGCGTGCCCACCCGTCACCGGGTGCGGGTCACGGGATCGACGTCCTGCTCTCGCACTGCGTGCTCGTGTCGGTCCCGGTGCCGCCCGAGCAGCTGTCGGTGCCGCCGCCGCCGTTGAGGGCGTCGTTCCCGGCCTCGCCGAACACCTTGTCGTCGCCCGCGTCACCGAAGGCCTTGTCGTTCCCGGTGCCGCCGCGCACGGTGTCGTTGCCGGTGCCCCCGCGCACGGTGTCGTTGTCGGCACCGCCCGTCACGACGTCGGTGTCGGCGCCGCCGTCGACGAAGTCGGCACCCGGGCCGGCGTCGACCGAGTCCTTGCCGTTGTAGGCGAGGATCCGGTCGTTGCCCGCGTCGCCGTACAGCTTGTCGCCGCCGAGGCTGCCGCGGATCTGGTCGTCGCCCGTGCCGCCCCGGATCGTGTCGGCACCGTCGTCGCCGTTGAGCGTGTCGTCGCCGGCGCCGCCCTGGATCGCGTCGTTGTCGGCACCGCCGCCGATGGTGTCGTTGCCGTCGTCACCGGTGAGGGTGTCCGCCCCGCCGCCGCCCAGGACCGCGTCGTTGCCGGCGCCCGCCCGCAGGACGTTGGGTCCCGACGAGCCCTGCAGCGTGTCGCTCTTCGACGAGCCGACCGCGTTCTCGACCTGCGAGAGCGTGTCCGTGCCCTCGCCGGTCGCGGCGCCGGTCGCGAGGTTGACCCGCACCGCCGTCAGCGACGCCGCGTAGGACACCGTGTCCGTCCCGTCGACCCCCAGGATCTGGTCGTCGCCCGTGCCGCCGACGAGCGTGTCGTCGCCGGTCCAGCCGTCGAGCCAGTCGTTGCCGGCGCCGCCGTCGATCGAGTCGCCGGTGTCGTCCGTCGAGCCGCCGCCGGGGTTGCCGAGCAGCGTGTCGTTGCCCGCCTCGCCGCCGATCGTGTCGGCGCCGGAGCCGCCGAATACCACGTCGTCGCCCTCGCCGCCGAGGATGCTGTCCGCACCCGCGTCGCCGCAGATCCGGTCGTTGCCGGCCAGACCGCGGATGACGTCGTCGCCCGCGCCCGCCACGATCACGTCGTTGCCGGCGGTGCCGGTCAGCGTGTCGTTGCCCGGAGTCCCGACCATCGTGGCCGCGACGCCCTGGCAGGTGGGCGGCGGACCGTTCTCGACGTGCAGGTTGAGCAGGCCGTTCGCGGCGGCGAACCCGTCCACCTTGATGCGGTAGGTCGTGCCGCCGTTGACCGGGAACGTGACCAGGCTGCGGGCGCCCGTGCCGGAGTCGTCGTCCCAGGCGAGCGGCGTCAGGGTGGCGAGCGAGCCGCCCGTGTACACGGCGAGCGTGGTGTCGAACGTCGTGACGCTCGTGCCGTTGTCCTCGGTCGAGATCGTCGCGGTCCCCGTCGTCGCCGGGGTCCAGCGCCACCACACGCCGTTGTCGAGGCTGAACGGTCCCGGCTCACCGGGCTCCGTGTCCGAGCAGACGGTGAAGTCGAAGTCGTTGAACGGACCGTTGCCGGACAGGGCCTCGGCGCTCGCGAAGTCGTTGTTGTTGACCGTGCGGGTCGCCGCGTCGAGCACGTTGATCC encodes:
- a CDS encoding CAP domain-containing protein codes for the protein MLVRPAPSLRRPVRSLVVASLAVATVVALAQAPAQAEDAGAPGTQVGAAPTAPTASAAPGTATSSGTAAGGDLVTAGTADRVPSKAWVSSLWRKTLEPSLAVPVGWTGSEQACSAGQESSASRAATLRTINAMRKLVQLDPVRFDADANVRARKAALIMSANDTLTHSPSSSMSCWSSDGQKAAGQSNLALGIGGARSIALYMADPGQYNTAAGHRRWILNPTTTVMATGSTQDANALTVFGLGTSDAQARPQFLEWPARGWFPAELEPDGRWSLSASNRYVSFARASVSVRLVDGKGRLVRQLPVTVVSRDDRGYGPNTVVFQVGRVAIPKASAVKAYRVSVRGISGGAASSYSYTVRLFHP
- the rpsO gene encoding 30S ribosomal protein S15, which gives rise to MSLDAATKQAIMTEYATHEGDTGSPEVQIAVLTQRIKDLTEHLKEHKHDHHSRRGLLLLVGRRRRLLGYLQKIDINRYRSLIERLGLRR
- a CDS encoding polyribonucleotide nucleotidyltransferase codes for the protein MEGPEIQFAEAVIDNGRFGTRTVRFETGRLAKQAAGAAAAYLDGDTMLLSATTAGKHPKEQFDFFPLTIDVEERQYAAGKIPGSFFRREGRPSTEAILACRLVDRPLRPLFVKGLRNEVQVVITVLAIHPDDAYDVLAINAASISTQLSGLPFSGPVGGVRIALVDGQWVAFPRYSERERATFDMVVAGRVVENAAGESDVAIAMIEAEAPEKSWNLIKNEGGQAPTEEIVAQGLEAAKPFIKVLVEAQAELAAKAAKETQVFPTFPDYQDDAYAAVEAASSARLGEALSIADKQTREGRLDEIKAEVLGELAEQFAGREKELSAAYRSVQKKLIRQRILTDGFRIDGRGLRDIRTLSAEVEVLPRVHGSALFERGETQILGVTTLNMLRMEQQLDTLSPETRKRYMHNYNFPPYSTGETGRVGSPKRREIGHGALAERALMPVLPSREEFPYAIRQVSEALGSNGSTSMGSVCASTLSLLNAGVPLRAPVAGIAMGLVSDTVDGETRYAALTDILGAEDAFGDMDFKVAGTREFVTAIQLDTKLDGIPASVLGGALTQAKEARLAILDVIAEAIDVPDEMSPFAPRVITVKVPVDKIGEVIGPKGKMINQIQEETGADISIEDDGTVYIGATDGPSAEAARAAINAIANPHMPEVGERFVGTVVKTTTFGAFVSLSPGKDGLLHISQIRKLVGGKRVENVEDVLAIGQKVQVEIGEIDPRGKLSLHAVVDDAGEAAPADSSDAPAPADA
- a CDS encoding M16 family metallopeptidase codes for the protein MPLDLPLVRQGLPGAEQAAGQDGDAHVRRSVLPGGVRVLTEHMPGLRSATVGAWVGVGSRDEESGHFGSTHFLEHLLFKGTARRTAMDIAEAFDEVGGEANAATGKEHTCYYARVLDTDLPMAVDVIADMVTSARLDADELETERGVILEELAMNDDDPSDVVHEQFATAVLGEHPLGRPIGGTPDTIRAVPRDAVWEHYRWHYRPETLVVSAAGGVDHDQLCAQVSDALAAGGWDLSGEGSPRGRRAPARGLDAGEQGLPAVGAERSVRRHTEQANVVVGCTSLTATDDRRFTLSVLNAVLGGGMSSRLFQEVREKRGLAYSTYSFASGHSDTGVFGLYAGCTPAKVDEVVALMVAEWERLADAPITSAELARSVGQLSGGLVLGMEDSGSRMSRLGKAELVHGELLSIDESLERVRAVTVEDVQELAAELASRPRSVVRVGPFGD